From a single Nicotiana tabacum cultivar K326 chromosome 8, ASM71507v2, whole genome shotgun sequence genomic region:
- the LOC107804050 gene encoding NEDD8-activating enzyme E1 regulatory subunit AXR1 isoform X3, producing MAEPKVKYDRQLRIWGEQGQAALEKASICLLNCGPTGSETLKNLVLGGVGSITVVDGSKVEVGDLGNNFMVDEASVGQSKAKCVCAFLQELNDAVKAKFIEEHPKELIETNPSFFSQFTLVIATQLVEDSMVKLDRICREANVILLFARSYGLMGLVRISVKEHTVIESKPDHFLDDLRLNNPWPELRRFAETIDLNTADAVVHKHTPYIIILVKLAEEWANTHGGNLPSTREEKRQLKDLIKSKMITADEENYKEAVEASYKLFSPQGTGPNLQKIIDDSCTEEFIANEGGGETPLEGSIPDMTSSTELYINLQKTYQAKAEADFLVMEQKVRNLLKKIGRDPASISKANIKSFCKNARKLAVCRYRLIEDEFNSPVQPELQKYLTDEDYGTLQEANSLKVLPENTAVGLYILLRAADRFAANYNKFPGQFDGEMDEDISRLKTTAVGLLNDLGCNGSALSEDLINELCRYGASELHAVAAFVGGVASQEVIKLITRQFIPMSGTFIFNGIDHKSQLLLL from the exons ATGGCGGAACCTAAAGTCAAATACGATCGTCAGCTCAG GATATGGGGAGAGCAAGGACAAGCCGCACTGGAGAAAGCCAGTATCTGCTTACTTAACTGTGGTCCAACTGGTTCTGaaactttgaaaaatcttgtTCTTGGTGGGGTTGGAAGTATCACTGTTGTTGATGGTTCTAAGGTTGAAGTGGGTGATCTTGGAAATAATTTTATGG TTGATGAAGCAAGTGTTGGACAATCGAAGGCAAAGTGTGTGTGTGCATTTCTTCAAGAGTTAAATGATGCTGTTAAAGCCAAGTTTATAGAAGAACATCCGAAGGAACTAATAGAGACAAATCCATCATTCTTTTCTCAGTTTACCTTGGTCATAGCTACACAG CTGGTTGAAGATTCCATGGTGAAATTGGATAGAATCTGTCGGGAGGCaaatgttattttattatttgcacGATCATACGGCCTCATGGGTCTTGTCAGGATTAGTGTGAAG GAACATACAGTAATTGAATCGAAGCCTGATCATTTTCTAGATGATCTACGGCTTAATAACCCATGGCCAGAACTTCGGAG GTTTGCAGAGACAATTGATTTGAACACAGCTGATGCTGTGGTTCATAAGCACACACCATATATTATTATCCTTGTTAAACTGGCGGAGGAATGGGCAAATACTCATGGTGGAAATCTTCCTTCTACCAGAGAAGAGAAAAGGCAACTCAAg GATTTAATTAAGTCCAAGATGATCACAGCGGATGAAGAAAACTACAAAGAAGCCGTGGAAGCTTCATACAAGCTCTTTTCTCCACAAGGGACTG GTCCAAACCTACAGAAGATTATTGATGACAGCTGTACAGAG GAATTCATAGCTAATGAAGGTGGTGGGGAGACACCTCTTGAGGGGTCTATACCAGATATGACATCATCAACTGA ATTGTACATAAACCTGCAAAAAACTTACCAAGCCAAGGCCGAGGCTGATTTTCTTGTTATGGAGCAGAAGGTCAGGAATTTACTGAAGAAAATCGGTAGAGATCCAGCCAGCATCTCCAAGGCAAATATAAAGAGCTTCTGTAAAAATGCAAGGAAGCTTGCT GTTTGCAGATATCGCCTCATTGAGGATGAGTTCAACTCTCCTGTCCAACCTGAGTTACAGAAGTATCTGACAGATGAGGATTATGG GACCTTGCAAGAAGCCAACTCTCTTAAAGTACTTCCTGAAAA TACTGCTGTGGGTCTTTATATTCTTCTTCGAGCAGCTGACCGGTTTGCTGCAAACTATAACAAATTTCCTGGCCAATTTGACGG TGAGATGGATGAGGATATATCTCGGTTGAAAACTACAGCTGTTGGTCTACTCAATGACCTCGGTTGCAATGGCTCCGCCTTATCAGAGGACCTTATTAATGAGTTGTGCCGGTATGGTGCTTCAGAACTTCATGCTGTGGCTGCCTTCGTTGGAGGAGTTGCATCACAAGAAGTGATCAAG CTCATCACTAGACAATTCATTCCCATGTCTGGGACATTCATCTTTAATGGCATTGATCACAAGTCTCAGCTGTTGTTGTTATAG
- the LOC107804050 gene encoding NEDD8-activating enzyme E1 regulatory subunit AXR1 isoform X1 yields MAEPKVKYDRQLRIWGEQGQAALEKASICLLNCGPTGSETLKNLVLGGVGSITVVDGSKVEVGDLGNNFMVDEASVGQSKAKCVCAFLQELNDAVKAKFIEEHPKELIETNPSFFSQFTLVIATQLVEDSMVKLDRICREANVILLFARSYGLMGLVRISVKEHTVIESKPDHFLDDLRLNNPWPELRRFAETIDLNTADAVVHKHTPYIIILVKLAEEWANTHGGNLPSTREEKRQLKDLIKSKMITADEENYKEAVEASYKLFSPQGTGPNLQKIIDDSCTEVDSSSSDFWVMVAALKEFIANEGGGETPLEGSIPDMTSSTELYINLQKTYQAKAEADFLVMEQKVRNLLKKIGRDPASISKANIKSFCKNARKLAVCRYRLIEDEFNSPVQPELQKYLTDEDYGTLQEANSLKVLPENTAVGLYILLRAADRFAANYNKFPGQFDGEMDEDISRLKTTAVGLLNDLGCNGSALSEDLINELCRYGASELHAVAAFVGGVASQEVIKLITRQFIPMSGTFIFNGIDHKSQLLLL; encoded by the exons ATGGCGGAACCTAAAGTCAAATACGATCGTCAGCTCAG GATATGGGGAGAGCAAGGACAAGCCGCACTGGAGAAAGCCAGTATCTGCTTACTTAACTGTGGTCCAACTGGTTCTGaaactttgaaaaatcttgtTCTTGGTGGGGTTGGAAGTATCACTGTTGTTGATGGTTCTAAGGTTGAAGTGGGTGATCTTGGAAATAATTTTATGG TTGATGAAGCAAGTGTTGGACAATCGAAGGCAAAGTGTGTGTGTGCATTTCTTCAAGAGTTAAATGATGCTGTTAAAGCCAAGTTTATAGAAGAACATCCGAAGGAACTAATAGAGACAAATCCATCATTCTTTTCTCAGTTTACCTTGGTCATAGCTACACAG CTGGTTGAAGATTCCATGGTGAAATTGGATAGAATCTGTCGGGAGGCaaatgttattttattatttgcacGATCATACGGCCTCATGGGTCTTGTCAGGATTAGTGTGAAG GAACATACAGTAATTGAATCGAAGCCTGATCATTTTCTAGATGATCTACGGCTTAATAACCCATGGCCAGAACTTCGGAG GTTTGCAGAGACAATTGATTTGAACACAGCTGATGCTGTGGTTCATAAGCACACACCATATATTATTATCCTTGTTAAACTGGCGGAGGAATGGGCAAATACTCATGGTGGAAATCTTCCTTCTACCAGAGAAGAGAAAAGGCAACTCAAg GATTTAATTAAGTCCAAGATGATCACAGCGGATGAAGAAAACTACAAAGAAGCCGTGGAAGCTTCATACAAGCTCTTTTCTCCACAAGGGACTG GTCCAAACCTACAGAAGATTATTGATGACAGCTGTACAGAGGTTGATTCCAGTTCATCTGATTTTTGGGTGATGGTAGCAGCCCTGAAG GAATTCATAGCTAATGAAGGTGGTGGGGAGACACCTCTTGAGGGGTCTATACCAGATATGACATCATCAACTGA ATTGTACATAAACCTGCAAAAAACTTACCAAGCCAAGGCCGAGGCTGATTTTCTTGTTATGGAGCAGAAGGTCAGGAATTTACTGAAGAAAATCGGTAGAGATCCAGCCAGCATCTCCAAGGCAAATATAAAGAGCTTCTGTAAAAATGCAAGGAAGCTTGCT GTTTGCAGATATCGCCTCATTGAGGATGAGTTCAACTCTCCTGTCCAACCTGAGTTACAGAAGTATCTGACAGATGAGGATTATGG GACCTTGCAAGAAGCCAACTCTCTTAAAGTACTTCCTGAAAA TACTGCTGTGGGTCTTTATATTCTTCTTCGAGCAGCTGACCGGTTTGCTGCAAACTATAACAAATTTCCTGGCCAATTTGACGG TGAGATGGATGAGGATATATCTCGGTTGAAAACTACAGCTGTTGGTCTACTCAATGACCTCGGTTGCAATGGCTCCGCCTTATCAGAGGACCTTATTAATGAGTTGTGCCGGTATGGTGCTTCAGAACTTCATGCTGTGGCTGCCTTCGTTGGAGGAGTTGCATCACAAGAAGTGATCAAG CTCATCACTAGACAATTCATTCCCATGTCTGGGACATTCATCTTTAATGGCATTGATCACAAGTCTCAGCTGTTGTTGTTATAG
- the LOC107804050 gene encoding NEDD8-activating enzyme E1 regulatory subunit AXR1 isoform X2: MAEPKVKYDRQLRIWGEQGQAALEKASICLLNCGPTGSETLKNLVLGGVGSITVVDGSKVEVGDLGNNFMVDEASVGQSKAKCVCAFLQELNDAVKAKFIEEHPKELIETNPSFFSQFTLVIATQLVEDSMVKLDRICREANVILLFARSYGLMGLVRISVKEHTVIESKPDHFLDDLRLNNPWPELRRFAETIDLNTADAVVHKHTPYIIILVKLAEEWANTHGGNLPSTREEKRQLKDLIKSKMITADEENYKEAVEASYKLFSPQGTGPNLQKIIDDSCTEVDSSSSDFWVMVAALKEFIANEGGGETPLEGSIPDMTSSTELYINLQKTYQAKAEADFLVMEQKVRNLLKKIGRDPASISKANIKSFCKNARKLAVCRYRLIEDEFNSPVQPELQKYLTDEDYGTAVGLYILLRAADRFAANYNKFPGQFDGEMDEDISRLKTTAVGLLNDLGCNGSALSEDLINELCRYGASELHAVAAFVGGVASQEVIKLITRQFIPMSGTFIFNGIDHKSQLLLL, encoded by the exons ATGGCGGAACCTAAAGTCAAATACGATCGTCAGCTCAG GATATGGGGAGAGCAAGGACAAGCCGCACTGGAGAAAGCCAGTATCTGCTTACTTAACTGTGGTCCAACTGGTTCTGaaactttgaaaaatcttgtTCTTGGTGGGGTTGGAAGTATCACTGTTGTTGATGGTTCTAAGGTTGAAGTGGGTGATCTTGGAAATAATTTTATGG TTGATGAAGCAAGTGTTGGACAATCGAAGGCAAAGTGTGTGTGTGCATTTCTTCAAGAGTTAAATGATGCTGTTAAAGCCAAGTTTATAGAAGAACATCCGAAGGAACTAATAGAGACAAATCCATCATTCTTTTCTCAGTTTACCTTGGTCATAGCTACACAG CTGGTTGAAGATTCCATGGTGAAATTGGATAGAATCTGTCGGGAGGCaaatgttattttattatttgcacGATCATACGGCCTCATGGGTCTTGTCAGGATTAGTGTGAAG GAACATACAGTAATTGAATCGAAGCCTGATCATTTTCTAGATGATCTACGGCTTAATAACCCATGGCCAGAACTTCGGAG GTTTGCAGAGACAATTGATTTGAACACAGCTGATGCTGTGGTTCATAAGCACACACCATATATTATTATCCTTGTTAAACTGGCGGAGGAATGGGCAAATACTCATGGTGGAAATCTTCCTTCTACCAGAGAAGAGAAAAGGCAACTCAAg GATTTAATTAAGTCCAAGATGATCACAGCGGATGAAGAAAACTACAAAGAAGCCGTGGAAGCTTCATACAAGCTCTTTTCTCCACAAGGGACTG GTCCAAACCTACAGAAGATTATTGATGACAGCTGTACAGAGGTTGATTCCAGTTCATCTGATTTTTGGGTGATGGTAGCAGCCCTGAAG GAATTCATAGCTAATGAAGGTGGTGGGGAGACACCTCTTGAGGGGTCTATACCAGATATGACATCATCAACTGA ATTGTACATAAACCTGCAAAAAACTTACCAAGCCAAGGCCGAGGCTGATTTTCTTGTTATGGAGCAGAAGGTCAGGAATTTACTGAAGAAAATCGGTAGAGATCCAGCCAGCATCTCCAAGGCAAATATAAAGAGCTTCTGTAAAAATGCAAGGAAGCTTGCT GTTTGCAGATATCGCCTCATTGAGGATGAGTTCAACTCTCCTGTCCAACCTGAGTTACAGAAGTATCTGACAGATGAGGATTATGG TACTGCTGTGGGTCTTTATATTCTTCTTCGAGCAGCTGACCGGTTTGCTGCAAACTATAACAAATTTCCTGGCCAATTTGACGG TGAGATGGATGAGGATATATCTCGGTTGAAAACTACAGCTGTTGGTCTACTCAATGACCTCGGTTGCAATGGCTCCGCCTTATCAGAGGACCTTATTAATGAGTTGTGCCGGTATGGTGCTTCAGAACTTCATGCTGTGGCTGCCTTCGTTGGAGGAGTTGCATCACAAGAAGTGATCAAG CTCATCACTAGACAATTCATTCCCATGTCTGGGACATTCATCTTTAATGGCATTGATCACAAGTCTCAGCTGTTGTTGTTATAG